In Rhodamnia argentea isolate NSW1041297 chromosome 5, ASM2092103v1, whole genome shotgun sequence, the DNA window ACGATTTGGTAGCAGGAGCGCGCCTTTTGCACTTATCTAGATATTATTCTGCACAAGAATCTGCGGAACTTTTCCCGACTCTTGCAAGGAAAGGCAAGGATCGTGTACTAAAGGGCACAGTGGTGTACTATGATGGGCAAATGAATGACTCAAGGCTCAATGTTGGATTAGCATGTACGGCTGCCTTAGCTGGCGCAGCAGTTCTCAACCATGCAGAAGTGGTTTCCTTTCTTAAGGATGAAGTCAGTGAACGAATAATTGGTGCCAGGATTCGAGACAATCTATCAGGTACATTTAGGAAATTTTTGTTGTGTCCTTTGAAGCAAGTATTACAGGGTTTTCAGCTCTGCACCCGGGGATCCCCAGATGCAAATTTTCCATTTGATGATTTTGTCTTTAAGTACATCTGATCCTATTCagaagtttggtttttttttttttttggtcgaaagaagtGTGGTTTTCATACTCAAATATCTCGTGGAAAAAAGCAAATCTTTCCAAATTGAggaaatttttgtaattctatAGAGTTAAATCAATTTGTGAAGACGTTATTGCTTTGGCTTGATTGACCTTAATTCTTCTAGGAGGATTGGGATGGACAATTGGTTACAGTTGGTCACGTATATGCCAGAAGAAAGAATACAGACTGTGTTTCGGAATCTTCATTTGTCtcattttttgtgtgtgtaaaTCCAGACTTTGAGCATACATATGACTTAATGTTCTTCAAAAATATTCATACGAAAGATTTGTGGTTCTAACCAGAATTGTCATGGACCTCTTTAACTTAAAAATTTACCTGGAGTTTAGATCGGGATTCTTCCAATTAACAaattccgtttgttttgcatttttccagTTTGTTTGTTTGATCAGTCTTTTTCTTTAGTAATTGTTCCTTAAGTACTGTATTGATTTTCCCTCATAGTTCTAGTATTTCTTAATTTAATGGCTTGCTGACCTTTGTACTTAGGTCAAGAGTTTGACACATATGCAAAAGTTGTTGTCAATGCTGCCGGCGCTTTTTGCGACTCTGTAAGGAAGATGGCTAAAGCAGATGCACAGCCAATGATCTGTCCTAGCAGTGGTGTACACATTGTCCTCCCTGACTACTACTCTCCAGAAGGCATGGGCTTGATTGTTCCTAAAACTAAAGATGGAAGAGTTGTTTTCATGCTTCCGTGGTTGGGGAGAACTGTCGCGGGCACTACAGACTCTAACACTACAATCACAATGCTACCTGAACCTCATGAAGACGAGATTCAATTTATACTTGATGCCATCTGTGATTACCTTAATGTCAAGGTTGGGTTTTATTACCTGTTTCAGTTTCTTCATCTAAATGCAACGTTGGTTGTGAATTTCCTGGGAATTAAGTTTGTTTAAACGATCCTTTACTTATGATGTTTGACATATGTCAGTAATATCACGAACTGGAGCTTTTTCTTGGACGtgatttaattagtttttcCCTGCTGAAAGTGGAACCATAACTTTCAGTTGTGTGAGTTCTGATTTCAGTTTTAGAAGGTGAAGATTATATGCTGTGCTGGATTATTACCGAATCTTTTAGTTTGTACATAAGTACATAAATTACATTATGGGTTATGTGGTCTAAACTTTCATCATTTGGGTTGGTAATGCGTGGTAGTATTGATTGAACTAATAACGTGTCAAAAGCTGCGCGAATATCTAGGCATAATTGTCATTAGTCCTTGTTGTTGAGAATTTTATTAAGTGGTCTTTGAAAGCACGAGGATACTATTGATTTTTTAAGCACTTTGGTTCCTTCCCATATATTTGACTTGTTTCTGGGATTTGAAGGATTTTTGCCTAATTTAGGTAAGACGCATGGATGTTCTCTCTGCATGGAGTGGTATCCGCCCATTGGCAATGGATCCCTCGGCCAAAAATACTGAGAGCATATCTAGAGATCATGTTGTGTGTGAAGATTACCCAGGTTTAGTCACCATCACAGGTGGAAAGTGGACTACATATCGGAGGTACCATTTTAGTTTCATGGTTCTTCTTGTGGTTTTACCACCTAATTGCGATGTTATTTACTAGCTACAGAACCCCAACTAATCTACATTAGATTTGGCTAATGTACTTAGTGTTGCTGTTGCGGCGCAATCGTTGTTTCGCTAGCTCTATCGACTAGTATTTATATTGATGTAATGAGTTTCAGCATGGCGGAAGATGCAGTTAATGCAGCTATCCGGTCTGGAAAGCTAAAGCCGGCTAATGAATGTCTTACTAACAACCTCCGACTGGTTGGGGGAGAGGGATGGGATCCTGCATCTTTTACAGTGCTTGCTCAGCAATATGTACGCATGAAAAGGACATATGGTGGTAAAGTTGTTCCTGGGGTGATGGACACTACTGCAGCCAAGCATTTGTCTCGTGCATATGGAACTTTTGCTGAAAGAGTGGCAGCTATAGCTCAGGTTTAACTTCTTGCTATTAGAATTATGTCTTCCTTTTAATACCAGAAAACTTTAGTACTTGCACATGCTGGTATATCCATCTGTGAATTATTGCTTTTTATACTCGTGGTTTGAGACAACTGTTGTTAGTGTCTACAACAATGTTTGAAGGATGATGGACGCGAAGACTATCAATATTTTCTGCACCATCTTATAGAAGTCTGAATAATAAATCCTTGATCTTTTTTTGAGCTTTTACTCTAGCAAACATATTAAGGCTCGGAGGTTCTAGTGGTAATGTTGTTTTGGTAGCGGCTAATCCTGATGATTGCCATTAAAGATGGTAGGAACATCCCAAAAGCTAGTTGGTCCGTTGTGTGACTGAGTTTTTGATTTATAGTTGTGACTCAAGGGTTTTGCAGTTCTGATTATGGCATTAAGCTGAAAAATTTTGTACACATTCTGGTCTTATGTTAGGTAACTGCTGTTTTGGTCTTGGTTTCTTGCAGGCGAGCTGTTTAGTTGCCTTGTTCATATTTGAGAACATATGCACAGCATTTGAAACACATCATTTCTGCAACTAAGTTTGTTGGAATCCAGTAATTTCTTCCGCGGTTTTCTCTTTGCCTTTTCACGGTACCCAAGTTCAGAAATGTTATCTAGCATAGccgattttgatattttatttgcTGATTGGACACTTGGAATCTTCAACTAGTCCATCACATTGGGTGATTGAACttcaagttcatggatcattctCACATTACTCTCTTTTGTGTACTTTAAGGATGAAGGTTTGGGTAAGAGGTTGGCACATGGATATCCTTTTCTAGAGGCTGAAGTTGCCTACTGTGCTCGATACGAGTACTGTGAATCTGCCATTGATTTCATCGCCAGGAGATCGAGACTCGCATTTCTTGACACCGATGCAGCCGGCCGGGCGCTGCCTCGAGTTATCGAGATACTTGCGACGGAGCACCAATGGGACAAGTCGAGGAAGAAGCGAGAGCTACAGAAGGCAAAagaatttttggaaactttCAAGTCATCGAGAAACGCGCAATTTCATGACGGGAAACACAAGTAACAGGTGCATTTCATCACGTTTGCTGCTTCAGTGTTTCGGAGTCTTACTGGTTCACCAGGTTAGATCGATGCTGATGGATTGAATGAATTGCCCCTGTTGTTTCAGGACTGTGGCCGAGAATGGGGGATAATGTGGATTTGACTTTATCACGGTCCATGACAAATCGAGAAggatatatttgtttttttttttttttttcttttgtgatttgtttatttctttATAATCGGCTCCTTCATGCATTAGAAAGCCAGAATTATACTTCTGATTCTTTTGGCGTTTAATAAATTGGGGCTTCTGATTTTCCGCAAGCGtagttatattttttttttttaccttctatgATCTGCAATTTGCTCGCATTTCACAATTTCTGACTTTCCACCAGCATTATCCTATGCTATTTTCCAGGGTTATATTAGTGCTATTTATTCCGTACGTTATATTCTACAAATTCGAGATTTAGCAACACGATTTGAAGGTTACTAATGAAAAGAACATGGTTAGAATCTGTGACTTTAGCCCACGAGCTTTTAGGATTTCCATTATGCTTATAGGATATGAACAAATGGACTATAGATAATCTTCGACAATGTTATATATTATCTACGTCGTGCATCGACAGTGCTATGTATAGTAGAAAACAAAATTAGCTTTTTAAAGCTTTCTCCAATATACTATCTTGTATTGCCTGTCGCTATTTAGGAATGCGCAATGCAAATATTTATTCACACTATCATGAATTAGGAGGgtgaaatattacatgttgcgaTGTTGTATATGAAACccataaaataaataatcaacCCACGTTAGCTTCGAGATTTCTCGTAAGTAACTTGCCTTtagaaatattgaaaaataaatggcaTTTGCAAAAGTCGTGGGGTCAATTTTTAGgacaaaatgaaagttgaaaACTGGAGTTCCATTTACGATGTccagaaaaagacaaaaagagaaaagtagcTGCGGAAGAATACGGCCTAGCACCctaaaaagtttcaaattttaaatttaatcttaattttATCCTAACTTTTTTAAAATCCCATAAACGCCCTAACTTTGAGTCTAATATAATtctatcataaactttttttatctcataaaaaatactaatttttACTTGAATTTTAAGTATACTCGGTTAACtctcatttcaaaatttttcttgacaatcgaaaatgaaaatatcCCGAGTAAGAAGTAATCGAGCATCTTGAGCATGAGCTCTCACACCGTGAGAGAGGGGAGAGCCTTGACTACAGGGGATTAAagattgatcacaaaatcagaTATAGCGAGATGGAATGAAGACTTCCTTAAGAGCGTGAGTAATTGAAGAGAGTCAATTTTAATTGTTTAAGTTTTTGCCCAAATTTCAAATACAACAAGACGCTATTTAGATTgacatgaaaattcattttcaaaatatgtattcttaaatatgaaatttgggcAAAAGCTAAAAGTAATGACGTTAAAATTTCGGACAGAACTGTGCCATAAAtgaagttaaggatttttttttaaggtatcGGGACGAAAGATTGCGTATAACTTATATGATTAGGGGGCAGTTCGCCGACAAAAATCCAAATGGAAATGCTAAGCCTCTATCTCTCAGTCTCTGCGGGTAGAGGCTGACCTCTCATGCTCCTGCTAAACCCAAACCTCGGACGATGGCCGCAACACTTTCGTGGTCATCCCTCTCCAAGTCCTTCCATTTCCCGCGACACCATCCCcgttccctctccctctcgcctCGCATCACTtgctcttcctctccctctccctcctcccctCCGTTACAGTTCGACATCTCCTTTGCTCCGCCCAAGCCCAAACCGAAGCAGACGCCCGGCCCCGACCCCGACTCCCGCGACTGCAGCTTCATCTCCGGCGCGGGCCAG includes these proteins:
- the LOC115753595 gene encoding glycerol-3-phosphate dehydrogenase SDP6, mitochondrial gives rise to the protein MATTGARLRRLAGIATVAATAAACTSLTPSIASSDRGGGPGLDAVRRRIVDPNAAVPPRAVQESALIGASSANPLDILVIGGGATGCGVALDATTRGLRVGLVEREDFSSGTSSRSTKLIHGGVRYLEKAVFNLDYGQLKLVFHALEERKQVIENAPHLCHALPCMTPCFNWFEVVYFWMGLKLYDLVAGARLLHLSRYYSAQESAELFPTLARKGKDRVLKGTVVYYDGQMNDSRLNVGLACTAALAGAAVLNHAEVVSFLKDEVSERIIGARIRDNLSGQEFDTYAKVVVNAAGAFCDSVRKMAKADAQPMICPSSGVHIVLPDYYSPEGMGLIVPKTKDGRVVFMLPWLGRTVAGTTDSNTTITMLPEPHEDEIQFILDAICDYLNVKVRRMDVLSAWSGIRPLAMDPSAKNTESISRDHVVCEDYPGLVTITGGKWTTYRSMAEDAVNAAIRSGKLKPANECLTNNLRLVGGEGWDPASFTVLAQQYVRMKRTYGGKVVPGVMDTTAAKHLSRAYGTFAERVAAIAQDEGLGKRLAHGYPFLEAEVAYCARYEYCESAIDFIARRSRLAFLDTDAAGRALPRVIEILATEHQWDKSRKKRELQKAKEFLETFKSSRNAQFHDGKHK